A genomic window from Pygocentrus nattereri isolate fPygNat1 chromosome 22, fPygNat1.pri, whole genome shotgun sequence includes:
- the ppp2r2ca gene encoding protein phosphatase 2, regulatory subunit B, gamma a, which produces MGEDGESSKLNHSFLRDYVTEADVISTVEFNQTGDLLATGDKGGRVVIFRREPEVKGEEEELAEVGEYNVYSTFQSHEPDFDYLKSLEIEEKINKIRWLPQQNAAHFLLSTNDKTIKLWKVSERDRRPEGYNLKDEEGRLKDISTVTSLQVPVLKPTDLMVEVRPRRVFANGHTYHVNSISVNSDGETYLSADDLRINMWHLDITDRSFNIVDIKPVNMEDLTEVITAAEFHPHHCHLFIYSSSKGTLRLCDMRASALCDRHAKIFEEPEDPGNRSFFSEIISSVSDVKFSHSGRYLLTRDYLTVKVWDLNMEKGPVETYQVHEYLRSKLCSLYENDCIFDKFECVWNSTDSVIMTGAYNSFFRMFDRETGRGVTLEAWRESSKPRAVLRTRRVYTGGRRRRGDVGVDSLDFTKKILHMAWHPEENIIAIAATNNLYIFQDRVNSENTENQ; this is translated from the exons ATGGGTGAGGACGGAGAGAGTTCCAAACTCAACCACAGCTTCCTCCGAGACTACGTCACCGAGG CTGATGTCATTTCTACGGTGGAGTTTAACCAGACAGGGGACCTTCTGGCCACAGGGGACAAGGGGGGGCGAGTGGTCATCTTCCGAAGGGAACCTGAG gttaaaggagaagaggaggagctTGCGGAAGTGGGAGAGTACAATGTCTACAGCACGTTCCAGAGCCATGAGCCGGATTTTGATTACCTGAAGAGTCTGGAGATCGAGGAGAAAATCAATAAGATCCGCTGGCTGCCCCAGCAGAACGCTGCCCACTTCCTCCTCTCCACCAATG ACAAGACCATAAAGCTGTGGAAGGTGAGCGAGAGGGACCGGCGGCCAGAGGGCTACAACCTGAAGGACGAAGAGGGACGGCTAAAGGACATTTCCACAGTCACCTCACTACAG GTCCCAGTATTAAAGCCCACAGATCTGATGGTGGAGGTCCGTCCCCGCCGCGTGTTCGCTAATGGTCACACATACCATGTTAACTCCATTTCCGTCAACAGCGATGGGGAAACGTACCTCTCTGCAGACGATCTGAGGATCAACATGTGGCACCTGGACATTACTGACCGTAGCTTCA ACATTGTGGACATTAAACCAGTGAACATGGAGGACCTGACGGAGGTGATAACGGCGGCGGAATTCCACCCCCACCACTGCCACCTGTTCAtctacagcagcagcaaaggGACTCTGAGACTCTGCGACATGAGGGCATCCGCACTGTGTGACAGACATGCTAAGA TTTTCGAGGAGCCAGAGGATCCAGGGAATCGCTCTTTTTTCTCAGAGATCATCTCCTCCGTTTCGGACGTGAAGTTCAGCCACAGCGGGCGCTACCTGCTCACACGGGATTACCTCACTGTGAAGGTGTGGGACCTCAACATGGAGAAGGGCCCTGTGGAGACCTACCAG GTGCACGAATACCTGCGCAGTAAACTCTGCTCGCTATACGAGAACGACTGCATCTTTGACAAGTTTGAGTGCGTGTGGAACAGCACGGATAG TGTGATCATGACTGGAGCGTATAACAGTTTTTTCCGGATGTTTGACCGGGAGACAGGTCGTGGGGTCACCCTGGAGGCCTGGAGGGAGAGCAGCAAGCCCAGGGCCGTGCTGCGGACCCGCCGGGTTTACACCGGGGGTCGTCGCCGCCGAGGCGACGTGGGGGTGGACAGCCTAGACTTCACTAAGAAAATCCTGCACATGGCCTGGCATCCCGAAGAGAACATCATCGCCATAGCAGCAACAAACAACCTCTACATCTTCCAGGACAGAGTGAACTcggaaaacacagaaaaccagTGA